The window GTGGGGAAGTTTCGTCGTAGTATCCGGAGTTCTCTTTGCCTCAACAAGAAGGCTTGCCGAGCGGCTTACCAGGAAGCAGCCACCGGGAATTGGTGCTGACAGATTTATCGGCAAGGTCGGAGTGGTGCTGGAAAGTGTAGACAATGTCAACAATACAGGCCAGGTCAGAATTGACAAAGACAAGTGGAGAGCAGACAGTGATAGCGATGAAGTCATACCCGTAGGAAAGAGAGTGAAAGTTGTCGGCCTGGATGGCACCCATCTGGTCGTCCAGACCAAGGAAGGAGACTGAAATGGGAATCGTAGTGCTATTCTCAATAGTCGGATTCGTGATACTAGTCTTTGCGGCTAACGCGATCAAAATCGTAAGGCCCTGGGAAAAGGCGTTGATAGAACGGTTGGGCAAGTATCAACGCACGGCGGGTAGCGGACTTACCCTTATAATGCCTGTTCTGGAGAGGTTAATGAAGGTAGATATGCGTGAGCAAGTGGTTGACGTGCCTCCACAGGGCGTAATCACAAAAGATAACGTTGTCGTCGAAGTAGACGCAGTTGTCTATTATGAGGTGACCGACCCGGTAAAAGTTACGTATAATGTTGCTGATTTCTACATAGCCGCCACAAAGCTCGCGCAGACGAACTTGAGGAACCTCATTGGAGACTTGGCTCTGGACGAATCCCTCACTTCTCGTGAGATGATAAATACCAAACTGCGTCAGATTCTTGATGATGCTACTGACAAATGGGGCACAAAAGTCACCAGAGTGGAACTCATGAGGATAGACCCTCCCGTAGACGTGACCGAAGCGATGCACCGGCAGATGAAGGCAGAGCGAGAAAGGCGAGCGATGATTCTTGAGGCTGAAGGAAGCAAGCGGGCGGCAATCCTCAAGGCCGAGGGAGAAGCAGAAGCGATAAAGAAGGTTGCCGATGCAAACAAATACAAGAAATTGACCGTGGCCAAGGGAGAGGCAGAGGCAATCAAGACAGTCTATGGAGCTATCCACGAGGGCAGGCCCACGAATGACCTGATTGCCATAAAATATCTTGAGGCTCTCGAGAGCAT is drawn from candidate division TA06 bacterium and contains these coding sequences:
- a CDS encoding NfeD family protein, coding for MEFQIWWIWMIFAALFFIAEIFTMGFFILWFGIGAAVAGAFGILGFNAGWQWGSFVVVSGVLFASTRRLAERLTRKQPPGIGADRFIGKVGVVLESVDNVNNTGQVRIDKDKWRADSDSDEVIPVGKRVKVVGLDGTHLVVQTKEGD
- a CDS encoding SPFH/Band 7/PHB domain protein, whose product is MVVLFSIVGFVILVFAANAIKIVRPWEKALIERLGKYQRTAGSGLTLIMPVLERLMKVDMREQVVDVPPQGVITKDNVVVEVDAVVYYEVTDPVKVTYNVADFYIAATKLAQTNLRNLIGDLALDESLTSREMINTKLRQILDDATDKWGTKVTRVELMRIDPPVDVTEAMHRQMKAERERRAMILEAEGSKRAAILKAEGEAEAIKKVADANKYKKLTVAKGEAEAIKTVYGAIHEGRPTNDLIAIKYLEALESIADGKATKVFLPYEASGILASIGGIGELLKEKLSPKKGKAKEKQA